A genomic window from Lotus japonicus ecotype B-129 chromosome 1, LjGifu_v1.2 includes:
- the LOC130733929 gene encoding uncharacterized protein LOC130733929, with protein MVQTSNPPPPPPHHHHQALVLKSAIYSRLTVLTLITIWRILLSPYDTSAPLNPPCLSSTTTTPNHPLPPQSRIENSVVWDSVYFLRIAQCGYEYEQTYAFLPLLPLSISFFSRTVFAPLIPFFGQRAVLALSAHVINNLAFVLAALFLYRLSITILKDPEVALRATILFCFNPASIFYSSIYSESLYALLSFGGLYYFVSGGNNKAILLLALSGCARSNGVLNAGYLCFQTMHRAYHAIFQKKRVALALQIVTVGALRSACIFAPFIAFQAYGYYNMCVGHSLDEIRPWCKARVPLLYNYIQSRYWNVGFLRHFQLKQLPNFLLASPILSLALCSIVHYAKSRPQNFFSLGFQTTINEKSCGVVFLSDDLSRSKAAGIVEKSSLEEHFNLRRRKNVIKGDVANIPTESEPAAAPGYLSASVLPFVLHLGFMAAAAFLVMHVQVATRFLSSSPPLYWFASYIMTYPAKCFRWGYMIWAYSAAYIFLGSLLFSNFYPFT; from the exons ATGGTTCAAACATCaaaccctcctcctcctcctcctcatcatcatcaccaagCATTGGTCTTAAAATCAGCAATATACTCAAGGCTCACTGTGCTGACCCTAATCACCATTTGGCGAATTCTACTTTCCCCTTACGACACCTCTGCACCCTTAAACCCTCCTTGcctctcctccaccaccaccacccccaaccACCCTCTTCCTCCCCAATCTCGCATCGAAAACTCCGTTGTCTGGGACTCCGTCTACTTCCTCCGCATTGCTCAGTGCGGCTACGAGTACGAGCAGACCTACGCTTTCTTACCCCTCCTTCCCCTCTCCATTTCCTTCTTCTCTCGCACCGTTTTCGCTCCGCTCATCCCCTTCTTTGGCCAAAGAGCTgttctcgctctctctgctcaTGTAATCAACAATCTCGCTTTCGTCCTCGCCGCGCTTTTCCTTTACAG ACTTTCCATAACTATCTTGAAGGATCCTGAAGTAGCATTACGGGCTACGATTTTGTTCTGCTTCAATCCGGCCTCCATTTTTTATTCATCAAT ATACTCAGAGAGTTTGTATGCTCTTCTTTCTTTTGGAGGATTGTACTACTTTGTATCTGGTGGAAATAATAAAGCTATACTTCTTCTTGCTCTCTCTGGTTGTGCAAGGTCTAATGGGGTTCTTAATGCGGGATATCTCTGTTTTCAGACCATGCATCGGGCTTATCATGCCATATTTCAGAAAAAGCGTGTTGCT TTGGCATTGCAGATTGTTACTGTTGGTGCTTTACGTAGTGCATGCATTTTTGCTCCATTCATAGCTTTCCAGGCGTATGGCTATTACAATATGTGTGTCGGACATTCTCTTGATGAAATAAGGCCTTGGTGCAAGGCTAGGGTACCGCTACTTTACAATTACATTCAAAGTCGTTATTG GAATGTGGGTTTCTTGAGACATTTTCAGCTGAAACAGTTGCCTAACTTTCTTCTTGCTTCCCCAATTCTATCTCTTGCACTTTGCTCAATTGTCCATTATGCTAAGTCTAGGCCTCAGAACTTTTTCTCACTGGGTTTCCAAACTACTATTAATGAGAAGAGCTGTGGAGTTGTATTTTTGTCAGATGATCTCTCAAGGTCCAAAGCAGCTGGAATTGTGGAGAAATCCTCTTTAGAAG AACACTTCAATCTTAGGAGGAGAAAGAATGTGATTAAAGGGGATGTTGCTAATATTCCCACAGAATCTGAGCCAGCAGCTGCGCCAGGTTACTTGTCAGCATCTGTTCTCCCATTTGTGTTACACTTGGGATTCATGGCAGCCGCTGCTTTTCTTGTCATGCACGTTCAG GTGGCCACCCGTTTCTTGTCTTCCAGTCCTCCTCTTTATTGGTTTGCTTCATATATAATGACATACCCTGCAAAATGCTTTAGATGGGGGTACATGATATGGGCATACTCTGCGGCATATATTTTTCTTGGCAGTTTGCTCTTTTCAAACTTCTATCCTTTTACATGA
- the LOC130728658 gene encoding FBD-associated F-box protein At3g52670-like, with product MGVRDFDFGSIHLPNLRTLHLRKAIFNKREDFNKILSGCPNLVDLYAPVLFVDYNYIRGYATLPMLEKACFHALDVPFTTIYNVEFLRIELMERRFIEKDLNSHFRGMLVLRNLISIELCFYIFTGWDDVVELLPYCPKLQSLVIERPHHDCQRYNKEKWAFTEPVPECFSLHLRTCSIQNYQSRNDDFKFVEFILQNASFLQVMTLHNERYTKEDEKQAGFQTFIPLSEDLSGM from the exons ATGGGTGTTCgtgattttgattttgggtcGATTCATCTTCCCAACCTCAGAACTCTTCATTTGAGAAAGGCTATTTTTAATAAAAGGGAGGATTTCAACAAAATTCTTTCTGGGTGTCCCAACCTTGTGGATTTGTATGCTCCAGTTCTCTTTGTAGACTACAATTACATTAGAGGGTATGCAACCTTGCCCATGTTGGAGAAAGCATGTTTCCATGCATTGGATGTTCCTTTCActacaatttataatgttgaGTTTCTACGCATAGAATTG ATGGAACGGAGATTCATTGAGAAAGACCTAAACTCCCACTTCAGAGGAATGCTCGTGTTGCGAAACTTAATAAGCATTGAGCTATGCTTTTATATCTTTACTGGCTGGGATGATGTAGTGGAATTGCTCCCTTATTGTCCCAAGCTCCAATCTCTTGTAATTGAAAGG CCACATCATGATTGCCAGAGATATAACAAAGAAAAATGGGCATTTACAGAGCCTGTTCCAGAATGTTTTTCATTACATCTTAGAACATGTTCTATTCAGAACTATCAAAGCCGGAATGATGATTTTAAATTTGTAGAATTTATCTTGCAGAATGCGAGCTTTTTACAAGTGATGACACTTCACAATGAGCGTTATACGAAGGAAGATGAAAAGCAAGCGGGTTTTCAAACATTTATCCCATTGTCTGAGGATCTCTCCGgcatgtaa